The nucleotide window AGCTGGTCGCGGATGGGCTTGGCCTGCTCGCGCACGCGCTGCAGCTGCTGGCGCTGCTGCTCGGTCAGCTGCGGGCGCTGGCCGCGCTGGCGCTGCTGCCCCTGCGCCTGGGCACCCTGGCGCTGCCCCTGCTCGCGGCGCGCGCGGAACTCGGGAAGGCCGGCCTGCTGGAAGAGCGCGCGCATGCGCTCCTGCAGCGGGCGGTTCTGGCTCTCCAGGCGCTGCTGGATGGACTGCAGGCGCGACACCTGGTCGGCGGTGAGGTGAAGCTGGTCGCGCCGCGCGATCAGCCCCTGCACGCCGCCGCGGCGCGCGCCGCCCTGCTGCCAGCGACCCTGGCGTTCGCCGCGCTGATGCTGGCCGTGCTGCCCGGCCGCGGGCGCCTGCGTCTGCTGCGCGGCCACAATGGCGGGCGTGCCGGCAAGCGCCAGCGCGGCCGCGAACGTACGGATCTTCATCGTTCAGTTCCTCTCGGACACCGGGTGGATTTGCAACCGCTTATCCAGTTGCGCTACAACGAATTACACCCGGCGCCGGCGGAGCGTTGGTTAGCGGGGGATTAACGGCAGGGGACAGGGACGGCCGGGCGTGCTGCGAATCCTCATCCCCGGAACGCGAAGAGGCGGCCCGCGCGGGGCCGCCTCTCGTCTCCATCATCCTGCCGCGAAGCGTCAGCGGCACTCGCCGGAGGCCAGCGAATTCCAGCCCTGCGCGCCGCGGATGGGGCCGGCGTAGTTGCGCGACGTGTTGGAGTAGCGCGACTGGATGGCGCTCACCCGCTGGCGCGAGGTGAACTGCGAGGTGGTGTGGTACGCGCGCGCCTGCATGGCCGAGCAGCCGGGGCTGAAGCTCAGGCCGTTCATCATCGGCGCGCAGCTGGATGCCGACAGCATCACCGCGCCCACCGCCAGGAATCCGCCGATCCTGCGCATCCAGCCCTCCTCGGTTCCGGTTTCCGCACACGCACCGCGCGTCGTGGAGAGAACGCGCGGCATCGCCGGCATCTTACATCTCCCATGCCGTGCATCCAACAGAATCACCGCCGCGCGACAAAGCGGGACGACGAAAAGGGCGGCCTCCGCGCGTGAGCCGCCCCTCTCGCTTCATCCATCCATCTCCCTGCCGTCCCTGTCCCCCGTCCCCTTAAATCAGTGTCCCACCCGCTCCGCGGCCAGCTTCAGCGCGTTGTACGCGTTCACCACGCCGCCGGAGACGGAGAGCTGCTCGAAGGGCACGCGCCCGCCGCCCTCGCCCGGCCGGATCACCATCTGGTTGGGGTAGCGCGTGGCCGACTGGATGATGATGTCTTTCACCTGCGCCGCGGTGAGCGTGGGGTAGTACGACAGCAGCAGCGCCGCCACGCCGGTGACCACGGGTGCCGACATGCTGGTGCCCTGCAGGTTCTGGTAGCGGTTGTGCGGCACGGTGGACCAGATGGCCACGCCCGGCGCGAACACATCCACCCCCGTGCGGCTGTAGTTGGAGAAGTCCGCCGCCAGGCTGTCGGACGCGATGGCCGACGAGCCCACCTCTATCCAGTTGCGCGCCGTGCCGCCGCTCAGGAAGGTGCGCGTGGGGTAGCTGGGCGAGTTGTCCAGGAAGGCGCCCTCGTTCCCCGCCGCGTGCACGATCAGCACGCCCTTGCTCTCGGCGTAGCGCACCGCGTCGTCCACCGCGCCCTTCTGCGGCGAGTCGGACTTGCCGAAGCTCATGTTGATGACGCGCGCGCCGTTGTCGGCCGCGTAACGGATGGCGTTGGAGATGTCCTTGTCGCGCTCGTCGCCGTCGGGCACCGCGCGCAGGATCATCATCTGCACGCCGTTGGGGGCGATGCCGTTCACCCCCACGCCGTTGCCGCGCACCGCGCCGATGATCCCCGCCACGTGCGTGCCGTGCATGGCGTCGGGGCCCGTCACCTCGCTGTTTCCGTAGCCGCGCTCCACGATCTTCGTGGTGTCGTCGCCCACGATGGCGCGCGGGTTGTACGCGGGGTTCAGCCCGAACTGCAGCTTGTTCTCCTGGTCGCGCCGGTACTCGGTGAGCGACTCCACGGTGTACCCCTGCGCCGCGGCCGACAGCCAGGCCTCGCGCGCCTGCTGCACGTCCAGCCGCACCGAGCGCAGCCGGCGCACGCTCTCCTCGGTCAGCGAGTCGCCGTTCAGCGCCGGCCGCAGCACCGCCTCCAGCTGCTGCAGCTGGGGGATGATCTGCTTGGCCGCGGCCAGCTCCTGCGCGGCGCGCGCGCGGTCGCTCTCCAGCTTGCGGCGCGCGTCGGCGAACTGCTGGTACTCGCGCTTCCCGGCGGCGTCCAGCGTGGCGGGGTTGGCGTTCTCGTACCTGCCGCGCAGCCGGGCGTAGATGCGCACCGACTCGTAGGTGTCGTGCTCCACGTCGCGGCCGTCGCGCCCGCCGATGAAGTCCCACCCGTGCACGTCGTCCACGTAGCCGTTGCCGTCGTCGTCCCTGCCGTTGCCGGCGATCTCGCGCGGGTTGGTCCACACGTTGGCGGCCAGGTCCGGGTGGGAGATGTCGACGCCGGAGTCGATGATGGCGATGACGACGGGGCGCGCCGTCTTCCCCGGGAGGAGCTCGGCGTAGGCGCGCTCCAGGGCGATGCCGTTCACGTGGTTGGTGGCCGGGTCCAGCTGCCACCAGTCGTGCGGCGGCCCCGCCGACGCGGTGTCGGCGGGCGCGCTCTGCGCGTGCGCCCACGCGGGCGCCAGGGCCAGCGCGAGCGCCGGAATGGAAAGACGACGGAGATGCATCATCGTAGGCCGGGGTTGAAGAATGCCGCCGCGCCTCTGAAGGATGCGCGGCGGCTCGTGCTCAGTACAGCCGAGACGGCGACAGGGTTCCTGCCCGCGACGGGAGATGGAGCGCAGGGAGATGCGATTCCATCTCCCGGGACGAGCTGTCGTCCCGCTGGCCACCGGCGACTGAAGTCGCAGCAACAACTATGGGAAGCCTCGCAAACTGCGCGAGGCTGTTCGGCTCATTCCGCGGCATCGGTGCTCACGAGGCGCCCGCAGCGCGGGGACGACTCAGGATGCCGCGGTCGCGCCCGAGCCGGTCGTGGCCGCGAAGTCGTAGTCCAGCGTGAGGACGGCGCCGTTCTCGTCGTGGCGGTACTCGGCCTTGCCGGTCATGCCGCGCAGCTCGCCCGTGGCCGAGTCGGGGACGACGTTGCCGAAGGTGTACGCCTCGCCCGCGCCGCGCACCCCGCCGTGCTGCAGCACGAACGTGCCGCTGCGCCCGCCGAGCGTCGCCGTCACCACCTCCTGCGCGATGTAGCCCGCGCCGCCGCCGCTCGCATCGCCGCACATCAGCAGTTCGGCGGTGCTCGTCCCCTCCACGTCGCCGCGGAAGGTCTTCTTCACGGTCGCGCGGGCGAGCTTCGGCCCACCTCCCTCATCTCCATACGCGGTCTGCTCCCAGCCGGTGATCTCGAAGTTCGCCGTGGCGCGCGTGCTCATCCCGTCTCCCCTGCGTTGATCGTTTCGATGGATGGAATACGATCATACCGCACGCATCGGGGTGCGCGCCAGCCGTGGCTTCCTCGGCGTCTCCTCCACCATCGCTGGATCTCACGCGGAGACGCGGAGTCGCGGAGGTGGCTCGGCATGGACCTCCGCGTCTCCGCGTGAGATTAGAGGATGCCGGAAGAGCGCACGGGAGTTGACATGCAACTGTATGGTTGCATATTGGAGATGTGGATGCCGACATGGACGCCGTCTTCCGAGCGCTGGCCGACCCCGGCCGCAGGCGCCTGCTGGACCTGCTGCACGCCCGCAGCGGCCAGACGCTGGGCCAGCTCTGCGCGGAGATGGAGATGACGCGGCAGGCCGTCTCCAAGCACCTGGCCATCCTCGAGGCGGCCAACCTGGTCGCCACGGTCCGGCGCGGCCGCGAGAAGCTGCACTACCTGAACCCCGTGCCGATCCACGAGATCAGCGAGCGCTGGATCGGCAAGTACGAGCGCACCCGGCTGGATGCGCTCCGCGCGCTGAAGCGCAGCCTGGAGGAGGGCGGATGATGATGACCACGCAGAGCACCGTCTACGTCACCTACATCGCCGCCACGGCGGAGCGGGTGTGGGAGGCGCTGACCAGCCCGGAGCACACCGAGCGCTACTTCTTCGGCCGGCGCATCGAGTCGGACTGGAAGGAAGGCTCCACCTGGACGCTGTGGATGCCGGACGGGCGCGCCGACGTCAGCGGCCGGGTGCTGCGCGCCGAGCGCCCACGCGTGCTTTCCGTCTCCTGGCGCGTGGAGTGGATCGAGGAGCTGCGCGATCTCCCCGAATCCATCGTCACCTACACCATCGAGCCGCTGGGCGACGTGGTGCGCCTGACGATGGAGGAAGCGCACCCCACGCCCATCCCCGAGGAGCTGCTGGAGGGCGGCCGCCAGGGATGGCCCATGATCCTCAGCGGCCTGAAGACGCTGCTGGAGACCGGCCGCGCGTTGAACCTGGCCGTCCCCGAGCCGCCCGCGACAAAATGATTGTCGCTGCGGCGTCGAAACGGACATCATCCTGCGTAGCACACGCGCTTGACGAGACCACGATTGAAGGAGGCGGCACCGAACAGCCTCGCGCAGTTTGCGAGGCTTCCCGTAGTTGTTGCTGCGGCTTCAGCCGCCGGTGCGAGGGGCAGGATTCGCCGGGTTTTCCTCTCAATCGCCTCTGAGGCCGAAGGCGCGGACGCTGGGACAAACACGAGCGGCCGGATGCATCTCGCATCCGGCCGCTCGTGCTTGCGCTCGGTTCCAATCAGGGCGCCGGGAGAGCCACAGGCTGGGCGCCGTACGACGGATCCACGCGCTCCCACACCGGGTGGTTGGAGCGCGGGCCGGTGAGCGCGCCCACGAGCGCGCCCAGGACCACCCCGTCCGCGGTGATGAACGCGCGGCCGGCGGCATCCTTGGTGAACACCATCGAGGCCAGGAACCCCACCGCCGCGCCGCCCAGCGCGCCGTACCCGGCGCCCCGCAAGATGGCGTGGCCGCGCGACCCCGGGTTCACCAGGCGCTCGGCCTGCGTGACGCCGGCGCGCTGCAGCGTGAAGATGCGGTTCGGCGCCACGATCACCAGCGTGTCGGGCGTGATGCGCGTGAGCCTGCCGGCGTACGGACGGTCGGCGGCGACCAGCCGCACCGTCTCGCCCACGGCCAGCGGGCGCGTGCTGATGGAGTCGGACGCGACCGGCGCCGCGACCGGGGCGGCGCCGGTGGAGTCGGTCTGGGCGCGGGCGGCGGCGGGCGCGGCGGCGGCGGCCACGGCCAGCGCGGCAAGGATTCGGACGGCGGAGACCTTCATCGATCCTTCAACTTCGGAAGTTCGGGGGACTCGTGCCGCGGCATCCCATCCGCGGCACCCATAATCGTGCGCGGCGCCCGGGTGTGCCGAACGCCGCAAACAGTCGTTCCTGACATGCATGCTTTCGGCCACCGTAACCCCGCACCGACAGCGCGCACGGACACGAGCCGGGACGGGCAGAAATACGGGACGCACGCCGTCCGCGGCGGTTGCTGGGATGGATCGGGATCTGGCGTTCTGCGCCGATCCTTTCAGGATGCAGCGGCCGGAGCGGCGTCCTGCAGCCGCTGGATCGCGGCGAGCGCGGCGTCGTAGTCCGGCTCGTCCATCTGGTCCGCCACGTACTCCGCGTGCGCGATGCGGCCGTCGCCGTCGATGACGAACACCGCGCGCTGCAGCAGCCGCCACTCCTGAACGGCATCATACGCGGCCGGTCTGCGCCCGCGAGCGGCGCAACAAGAGCGCGCGCCCAAGGTGGCCTTGAGGCGCTGGATCTGCTGTGTGAGCGGCGGCCGCTGAATCCAAGCCGCTCCGCTGCGGCCGAAGTGCAGGTTCTCCGCGACGCCACGGAGCAGCGCAGGTGGGGATGAAAAGCCGAGGTCAGAACTGGAGCAGAAACTCGTCTAGAAGATCACTGAGAACATCGGCAGGATCCTCTCCACGATCCTTGCGTTCTACCATCTCTAAGAGTTGCGTATCATCGATAACTAAAACGAGCGTGCGACGGTTTCGGAAGACTCTTGCCTGGGCTTTTTTCGCGCCAGACGCGAGGCCCTGTCGCGATATAAGGAGAACAAAGCGGCCTAGCGCTTCGTTGGAATATTTCGACACGCTTTCTACGGCAGTCGAGTCAAGTGGCTTTGCATAATTCTTGAAATCGACAATTAAGAAATCTGCGTCAAAACGCCGACCGATTCGTACAAAGAAAGGTGTGCGCTGCAGGTTCTGAAAAACAACATCTCGCCGCTGCACACCATCAGTGGTGGGCCGTTGGATGTGAGGTCGTCCTAGTGAACCAGAGAAAATATACGTCAGGATTCGCGTACCAAGCTCCTCATACGCTCGAAAATAAGCTTGCCCCGCGGGGCACCGCTTGAGCTCGAACTTCATCTCGTCGAGTCGAGGACTCTTTCGATAGCCAAATTCGTCTCGAAGTGCTTTGACTGCCGTAGAGTATTGAGCAAAATGGGTGGAGAAGCTATCCAGGTGACCATTTATGACCCTGTTCAAGAATGACTGGTCCCATATCCGCAGCTTCGGATTTTTTAGAGATACTAGCCTGCCAATTGAGGTCGTATCCGCGTTCGTAAGCAAGCAATAGATGCTCGCCTCATTGTAACTGTCCGCTTCTGCCTCAACAGCACGGATGTCATTTACCGAAAGCGTGGAGGCATACTGGATGCGAAATGTCCATTTTTCCTCCCTCAACCGAGGTCCGGGCTCCCATAGGCGCACATTCCCGAGAATGAATGAAGCGTCCCTGGTACCCCGTGTAGACTCGACTTGGATTGACATTTTCTGCCACCCGAGGAGTTCACGGCAGAGCCTTGCAAATTGAGCCGCGTCAATGTTACGCCAGAAGACAGACAGCGCGTTTGTTACGGCGGCAATCCCACCCTGTGATTCCCCTTCAAACCGAGTGAACTCTCGCTGGCGGAAATCGTACTGAAAGAACGGCGCTTCGAAGTATTCTTTTATCTCTTCTACTGTCAAGACTTCTTCCGGCCACTCACCCCAGTCTTTGAAGGTGTAGGAAGGTGTCGGTGCGGGACGAAAGAGGCACAGCACACCTGCAGGACCTGCTCGGACGATGATTGTTTCGTACGGATAGCTTGCGTAGAACGGTATGGAGGCCCCAAAAGATGGAAAATACTCTTCGATAACATTCCGGAACCGCCATATGAACCTCTCAAAATATTCCTGGAACTGCTCATCCGTGACGAATATCGCCTCAGCTTTCGAGCCGGGTAAAGATAACGTGCCCTTAGGTAGTTCGGACTGCGTGCGCATAAGCGATCGGATTCACTTACCTAACTGGGGGTTGCGTGCTCTGGGGGGTCCAGAGCACGCCCACGTAGATTTCTACGCCCGCACCAGGCGCTTGTAGTGGATGCGGTGGGGCTGGTCGGCCTCGGCGCCCAGGCGGCGCTTGCGGTCGGCTTCGTACTCGCGGTAGTTGCCCTCGAACCACACCACCTGGCTCTCGCCCTCGAAGGCCAGGATGTGCGTGGCGATGCGGTCCAGGAACCAGCGGTCGTGGCTGATCACCACCGCGCACCCGGCAAAGTCCAGCAGCGCCTCCTCCAGCGCGCGCAGCGTGTCCACGTCCAGGTCGTTGGTCGGCTCGTCCAGCAGGATCAGGTTGCCGCCGCTCTTCAGCACCTTGGCCAGATGGACCCGGTTGCGCTCGCCGCCGGAGAGCACGCCCACCTTCTTCTGCTGGTCCGCGCCCTTGAAGTTGAACCATCCGCAGTAGGCGCGGCTGTTCACCTTCACCTTCCCCAGCTCGATGGTGTCCTCGCCGCCGGAAAGCTCCTGCCACACGCTGTTCTCGGCGTTCAGCGTGTCGCGGCTCTGGTCCACGTAGGCCAGCTGCACCGTCGACCCCACCTTCAGCGCGCCGCCGTCCGGCGTCTCCTGCCCCACGATCATGCGGAAGAGCGTGGTCTTTCCCGCGCCGTTGGGCCCGATGACGCCCACGATCCCGCCGCGCGGCAGGCGGAAGGTGAGCTCGTCGAAGAGCAGCTTCTCGCCGTACGCCTTCTGGACCTTTTCGGCCACCACCACCTCGTCGCCCAGGCGCGGGCCGGCGGGGATGACGATCTCGGCGCGGCTCACCTGCTCGCGCTGGTCGGCGTTCAGCAGGTCCTCGTACGCGGTGATGCGGGCCTTGCTCTTGGCCTGCCGCGCGCGCGGGGCCATCCGCACCCACTCCAGCTCG belongs to Longimicrobium sp. and includes:
- a CDS encoding S8 family peptidase is translated as MMHLRRLSIPALALALAPAWAHAQSAPADTASAGPPHDWWQLDPATNHVNGIALERAYAELLPGKTARPVVIAIIDSGVDISHPDLAANVWTNPREIAGNGRDDDGNGYVDDVHGWDFIGGRDGRDVEHDTYESVRIYARLRGRYENANPATLDAAGKREYQQFADARRKLESDRARAAQELAAAKQIIPQLQQLEAVLRPALNGDSLTEESVRRLRSVRLDVQQAREAWLSAAAQGYTVESLTEYRRDQENKLQFGLNPAYNPRAIVGDDTTKIVERGYGNSEVTGPDAMHGTHVAGIIGAVRGNGVGVNGIAPNGVQMMILRAVPDGDERDKDISNAIRYAADNGARVINMSFGKSDSPQKGAVDDAVRYAESKGVLIVHAAGNEGAFLDNSPSYPTRTFLSGGTARNWIEVGSSAIASDSLAADFSNYSRTGVDVFAPGVAIWSTVPHNRYQNLQGTSMSAPVVTGVAALLLSYYPTLTAAQVKDIIIQSATRYPNQMVIRPGEGGGRVPFEQLSVSGGVVNAYNALKLAAERVGH
- a CDS encoding DUF3224 domain-containing protein: MSTRATANFEITGWEQTAYGDEGGGPKLARATVKKTFRGDVEGTSTAELLMCGDASGGGAGYIAQEVVTATLGGRSGTFVLQHGGVRGAGEAYTFGNVVPDSATGELRGMTGKAEYRHDENGAVLTLDYDFAATTGSGATAAS
- a CDS encoding metalloregulator ArsR/SmtB family transcription factor, with the translated sequence MDAVFRALADPGRRRLLDLLHARSGQTLGQLCAEMEMTRQAVSKHLAILEAANLVATVRRGREKLHYLNPVPIHEISERWIGKYERTRLDALRALKRSLEEGG
- a CDS encoding SRPBCC family protein, with protein sequence MMMTTQSTVYVTYIAATAERVWEALTSPEHTERYFFGRRIESDWKEGSTWTLWMPDGRADVSGRVLRAERPRVLSVSWRVEWIEELRDLPESIVTYTIEPLGDVVRLTMEEAHPTPIPEELLEGGRQGWPMILSGLKTLLETGRALNLAVPEPPATK
- the ettA gene encoding energy-dependent translational throttle protein EttA; the protein is MALDTSKFIYVMKDLRKIVPPQREILKGIWLSFYPGAKIGVVGPNGSGKSSLLRIMAGVDKDWNGEAWAADGVRVGYLSQEPELDDTLDVRGNVEEGVKPIRDLLRRFDEVNAKFGEIETDEQMNALLAEQADLQDQIEAHNAWELDRKIEIAMDALRLPPADARVENLSGGERRRVALCKVLLEEPDLLLLDEPTNHLDAESVAWLEQHLKEFPGTIVAITHDRYFLDNVAEWILELDRGEGIPWKGNYTSWLEQKQERLRQEEKQSSARSRTLERELEWVRMAPRARQAKSKARITAYEDLLNADQREQVSRAEIVIPAGPRLGDEVVVAEKVQKAYGEKLLFDELTFRLPRGGIVGVIGPNGAGKTTLFRMIVGQETPDGGALKVGSTVQLAYVDQSRDTLNAENSVWQELSGGEDTIELGKVKVNSRAYCGWFNFKGADQQKKVGVLSGGERNRVHLAKVLKSGGNLILLDEPTNDLDVDTLRALEEALLDFAGCAVVISHDRWFLDRIATHILAFEGESQVVWFEGNYREYEADRKRRLGAEADQPHRIHYKRLVRA